In one window of Calypte anna isolate BGI_N300 chromosome 1, bCalAnn1_v1.p, whole genome shotgun sequence DNA:
- the DRD3 gene encoding D(3) dopamine receptor has protein sequence MALFIRTSSHRNTTDPIPCGENNTTEPDLPHSHAYYALCYCILILAIIFGNVLVCLAVLRERTLQTTTNYLVVSLAVADLLVATLVMPWVVYLEVTGGVWTFSRVCCDIFVTMDVMMCTASILNLCAISIDRYTAVVKPVQYQYSTGQSSRVSLMIVIVWMLAFAVSCPLLFGFNTTGDPSVCSISNPSFIIYSSLVSFYLPFMVTLLLYVRIYLVLRQRQKKRTLTRQGSHSTSTKLGYAHKEHMESKALPNRCQGTFSPCLPLKCSGQKMSTKRKLLTVFSLQRYCRFCHKASLTNTPGTTQHSRLGDRRKSTKPGLEVRRLSDGRTISSLKLPAAHQQPRLIQLRERKATQMLAIVLGAFIVCWLPFFLIHILNAHCPSCHVPPGLYSASTWLGYVNSALNPIIYTTFNTDFRKAFLKILCC, from the exons ATGGCCCTCTTCATAAGAACCAGCAGCCATCGTAACACCACTGACCCCATTCCCTGTGGGGAAAACAACACTACAGAGCCTGACCTGCCACACTCACATGCCTACTATGCCCTCTGCTACTGCATCTTGATTTTGGCCATCATCTTTGGGAATGTCCTGGTCTGCCTAGCTGTGCTGAGGGAACGAACCTTGCAAACTACAACAAACTACCTTGTGGTGAGCCTGGCAGTGGCTGACTTGCTGGTGGCTACGTTGGTGATGCCATGGGTGGTGTACCTGGAG GTGACCGGAGGAGTCTGGACTTTCAGCCGTGTCTGTTGTGATATCTTCGTCACCATGGATGTGATGATGTGCACAGCTAGCATTTTAAACCTCTGTGCTATCAGCATTGACAG ATACACCGCAGTGGTGAAACCAGTTCAGTACCAGTACAGCACTGGGCAGAGCTCCAGAGTCTCTTTGATGATTGTGATAGTCTGGATGCTGGCCTTCGCAGTGTCATGCCCTCTCCTCTTTGGCTTCAATACTACAG gAGATCCCAGTGTCTGTTCCATATCCAACCCTAGTTTCATCATCTACTCCTCTTTGGTGTCCTTCTACCTCCCCTTCATGGTGACCCTGCTGCTCTATGTCCGGATTTACCTCGTGCTaagacaaagacaaaagaaGCGAACCCTCACCCGGcagggcagccacagcaccagcaccaaACTGGGTTATGCACACAAA GAACACATGGAGTCAAAAGCTTTGCCAAACAGATGCCAAGGTACCTTTTCCCCCTGTCtcccactcaaatgctcagGCCAGAAGATGTCTACCAAAAGGAAGCTGCTGACTGTCTTTAGCCTGCAGCGATACTGCAGATTCTGCCACAAGGCATCCCTCACCAATACACCAGGGACTACACaacacagcaggctgggagacAGGAGAAAGAGTACAAAGCCAGGACTGGAGGTACGGAGGCTGAGTGATGGAAGAACCATCAGCTCTTTGAAGCTACCAGCAGCACACCAGCAGCCCCGTCTGATCCAGCTTCGGGAGAGGAAGGCTACACAGATGCTGGCTATTGTTCTGG GGGCATTCATAGTCTGCTGGCTGCCCTTCTTCTTGATTCACATCCTCAACGCCCACTGCCCCTCCTGCCACGTGCCCCCTGGGCTTTACAGTGCCAGCACCTGGCTCGGATATGTGAACAGTGCCCTCAACCCCATCATCTACACGACCTTCAACACCGACTTCCGCAAAGCCTTCCTCAAGATCCTCTGCTGCTGA